In one window of Rhizobium sp. ACO-34A DNA:
- a CDS encoding urease, with protein MLELRPNCELCDRDLPPDSADARICTYECTYCVDCVESVLKNVCPTCGGGFAPRPIRPNNAWRPEKRLGLRYHPASTTRHHTPFTLDDIKAHVERIKDLPPGSR; from the coding sequence TTGCTGGAACTGCGCCCCAACTGCGAACTTTGCGACCGTGACTTGCCCCCAGATTCCGCCGATGCCCGCATTTGCACCTATGAATGCACCTATTGCGTGGACTGCGTGGAATCCGTCCTGAAGAACGTCTGCCCGACCTGTGGCGGCGGGTTTGCACCGCGTCCGATCCGGCCCAACAACGCCTGGCGACCTGAAAAGCGGCTGGGGCTGCGCTATCATCCGGCAAGCACGACCCGCCATCATACGCCCTTCACGCTCGATGACATCAAAGCGCATGTGGAGCGTATCAAAGACTTGCCACCAGGGAGCCGTTGA
- a CDS encoding DNA-binding protein has translation MSNPLFTVEQAAQQLNLHPKTVLRYIHDGRLTATRMGKSYRIPRAELDAFAGIASGSPQAGPEARTTCVTDMPGVTVEAAGRVATFLQSVAMTGDAGTPPLHLQTAFDPLAQTLKIVVIGSPSDVGRVLEMLHLYMRARP, from the coding sequence ATGTCGAACCCGCTTTTCACCGTCGAACAGGCGGCGCAGCAGCTCAACCTGCACCCCAAGACCGTCCTGCGATACATTCATGACGGACGGCTGACCGCAACCCGCATGGGGAAGTCCTATCGCATCCCCCGCGCCGAGCTGGACGCTTTCGCGGGCATTGCGAGCGGTAGCCCCCAAGCAGGTCCAGAGGCACGAACGACCTGCGTCACCGACATGCCCGGCGTCACGGTCGAAGCAGCGGGGCGGGTCGCGACATTCCTTCAGTCCGTAGCGATGACCGGCGATGCCGGCACGCCGCCGCTGCATCTACAGACGGCGTTCGACCCTCTCGCCCAAACGCTGAAAATCGTGGTGATCGGTAGCCCGTCAGACGTGGGCCGGGTGCTGGAAATGCTGCATCTGTATATGAGGGCGCGGCCATGA
- a CDS encoding metallophosphoesterase: MKIIQISDTHFSPSKPHFNGNWEPVRRWIEAVKPDLVVHTGDLTIDGADKEDDIVFSMALLDELNVPVLIVPGNHDVGHMPGSHQPINDERLARWRRLAGPDRFSKDVDEWRLIGINSLLVGSGHAEEAMQLDWLAEQFETCDGRRVAMFGHKPLFVDDPSEGDTGYWGATPAARRHLIDLLAAHDVALYASGHLHWTWQGALNGTRLVWAPPTSFILDKMEREMPGERLVGGVVHHLGEEVTSEVFAVEGTTAYILDEVIEEVYPRAATAIPVEAAQ; encoded by the coding sequence ATGAAAATCATCCAGATCAGCGATACGCATTTCAGTCCGTCCAAGCCGCATTTCAACGGCAACTGGGAACCGGTCCGCCGCTGGATCGAGGCGGTGAAACCCGATCTCGTCGTGCACACCGGTGACCTCACTATCGACGGCGCCGACAAGGAAGACGACATCGTCTTTTCGATGGCGCTGCTCGATGAACTCAACGTGCCCGTGCTGATCGTGCCCGGCAATCACGATGTCGGCCACATGCCCGGCTCGCACCAGCCGATCAATGACGAGCGCCTTGCCCGCTGGCGGCGCCTTGCCGGTCCCGATCGTTTTTCCAAGGATGTGGACGAGTGGCGGCTGATCGGGATCAACAGCCTGCTGGTCGGCTCCGGCCATGCCGAGGAGGCGATGCAACTCGACTGGCTGGCGGAGCAGTTCGAGACCTGCGACGGTCGCCGTGTGGCGATGTTCGGCCACAAGCCGCTGTTCGTCGACGATCCCTCCGAAGGCGATACGGGATACTGGGGTGCAACGCCCGCGGCACGCCGGCATCTGATCGATCTCCTTGCGGCCCATGACGTGGCGCTCTACGCCAGCGGTCATCTGCACTGGACATGGCAGGGTGCGCTCAATGGCACAAGGCTCGTCTGGGCACCGCCAACCTCTTTCATTCTCGACAAGATGGAACGCGAGATGCCGGGCGAGCGTCTCGTCGGTGGCGTGGTGCATCACCTCGGCGAAGAGGTAACGAGCGAGGTCTTCGCCGTTGAAGGGACGACCGCCTACATTCTCGATGAGGTCATCGAAGAGGTCTATCCGCGCGCTGCCACGGCAATTCCGGTGGAGGCGGCCCAATGA
- a CDS encoding sigma-54-dependent Fis family transcriptional regulator — MSFADHVREIESVSQGVQTGRDDIVVESWRRCLEDYQLDPARAREAVIVSETLLREHRQQSEDLVRIARSGLERLYHQVAEQNYVLLLSDRQGVTVEFLGDPSFNNNLRKAGLFLGSEWSEPRAGTCAVGACIATGEALTIHQTDHFDMTHTPLSCTAAPIYDMHGSLAAVLDISLLSSPILKTSQNIARHFVSLTVRRIELANLMAHSRNDLVLRFAAAPEFLDVDPEAAITLDGSGRISGMTHGGARILAASCGLDWRRPQDIIGQPVSRFFDADVNELAALTRSRLPQDRRIAIRDGSMLYAHAIEPQQKTKGVPVSSERSAVSAVGRLGGDTPEMDALRRKVTRLGRTTLPILIQGETGTGKEFLARIIHDASGLKGRFVAINCAAIPDQLVESELFGYLPGAFTGALTKGRKGLVEEADGGTLFLDEIGDMSPTAQSRLLRVLAEGEVLPVGGSVPRKVDFRVVSASHRPLSSLVEEGLFREDLYYRLNAAMLVLPSLRDRGDFPWLLDRLLEKHGTAGKPLRLSDAARGVVLGYDWPGNIRELGNALAFAGALCEGGLIEVSDLPEHLGRTRVLEPVNERETELRAVLSACDGNVSEAARRLGIDRTTLHRQMRRFNIGKLH; from the coding sequence ATGTCGTTTGCTGACCATGTCAGGGAAATCGAAAGCGTCAGCCAAGGCGTGCAGACCGGGCGTGACGATATCGTCGTGGAGTCCTGGCGGCGCTGCCTCGAGGATTACCAGCTCGATCCCGCCCGTGCCCGCGAGGCGGTCATCGTTTCTGAAACCCTTCTGCGCGAGCACCGGCAGCAATCGGAGGATCTTGTCCGCATTGCGCGTTCCGGGCTGGAACGGCTCTATCATCAGGTCGCCGAGCAGAACTACGTGCTGCTTCTATCCGACCGGCAGGGCGTCACGGTCGAATTTCTCGGCGATCCCTCCTTCAACAACAACCTGCGCAAGGCCGGACTTTTTCTCGGTTCGGAATGGTCGGAGCCAAGGGCCGGAACCTGCGCGGTGGGTGCCTGCATCGCCACTGGCGAGGCGCTGACGATCCACCAGACCGATCATTTCGACATGACGCATACGCCGCTCTCCTGCACGGCGGCACCGATCTATGACATGCATGGTTCGCTGGCAGCAGTTCTGGATATTTCGCTCCTGAGCTCGCCTATTCTGAAGACGAGCCAGAACATTGCCCGCCATTTCGTTTCCTTGACGGTACGCCGGATCGAACTCGCCAATCTGATGGCGCACAGCCGCAACGATCTCGTGCTGCGCTTTGCTGCTGCGCCCGAGTTTCTTGATGTGGATCCGGAAGCCGCTATCACGCTTGATGGCTCCGGCCGGATCAGCGGCATGACCCATGGAGGCGCGCGGATTCTTGCGGCTTCCTGCGGTCTGGACTGGCGTCGCCCGCAGGACATCATCGGCCAGCCGGTGTCTCGCTTCTTCGATGCGGATGTCAATGAACTCGCCGCGCTCACCCGCAGCCGGCTGCCGCAGGACAGGCGGATTGCGATCCGCGATGGCAGCATGCTCTATGCCCATGCGATCGAGCCGCAGCAGAAGACGAAGGGCGTTCCGGTGTCTTCGGAACGATCCGCTGTTTCTGCCGTCGGCCGGCTCGGCGGCGATACGCCGGAAATGGATGCGCTGCGCCGCAAGGTCACCCGCCTCGGGCGGACGACGCTGCCCATCCTCATTCAGGGAGAAACGGGAACCGGCAAGGAATTTCTTGCGCGCATCATCCATGATGCAAGCGGATTGAAGGGTCGGTTCGTCGCGATCAATTGCGCAGCGATCCCGGATCAATTGGTGGAAAGCGAGCTGTTCGGATATCTGCCCGGTGCGTTCACGGGGGCACTGACCAAGGGGCGCAAGGGGCTGGTCGAGGAAGCCGATGGTGGCACGCTGTTCCTTGATGAGATCGGTGACATGTCTCCGACCGCGCAAAGTCGGTTGCTCCGCGTGCTGGCCGAAGGTGAAGTGTTGCCGGTTGGCGGGTCCGTGCCGCGCAAGGTTGATTTCCGGGTCGTTTCCGCTTCTCACCGGCCGCTATCTTCTCTGGTGGAGGAAGGGCTCTTCCGGGAAGACCTTTACTATCGGCTCAATGCAGCGATGCTCGTCCTGCCGTCGCTTCGCGATCGCGGTGATTTTCCCTGGCTGCTCGACCGTCTTCTGGAAAAGCACGGGACGGCCGGCAAGCCGTTGCGCCTTTCCGATGCGGCCCGCGGTGTGGTTCTCGGATATGACTGGCCGGGAAACATCCGGGAGCTTGGCAACGCGCTCGCTTTTGCCGGCGCGCTCTGCGAGGGGGGCCTGATCGAGGTCTCCGACCTTCCCGAACATCTCGGCAGGACGCGCGTTTTGGAGCCGGTCAACGAACGTGAAACCGAGCTTCGCGCCGTGCTTTCGGCCTGTGACGGCAACGTCTCTGAGGCGGCTCGTCGTCTCGGGATCGACCGCACCACGCTTCATCGGCAGATGCGGCGTTTCAATATCGGCAAGCTTCATTGA
- a CDS encoding zinc-binding dehydrogenase — translation MRALRFHAAKDLRIDDIPEPKNPGKGQVLVRNRFVGICGTDLHEYSYGPIFIPTEPHPFTGAHGPQVLGHEFGGVVEAIGEGVTSVKVGDRVSIQPLVMPRSGDYFADRGLFHLSTELALVGLSWDGGGMAEAAIVNEYNVQKIPDEMTDEEAALVEPTAVAVYACDRGGVTAGNSVLVTGAGPIGMLTLLAARAAGAAQLFVSDLNDARLDYAKGILPDVITINPKRDNVGDVVRSLTEGNVGCDVAIECVGNEHALKACVDAVRKQGVVVQTGLHPHENPIDWFQVTFRDLEVKGSWAYPTHYWPRVIRLIASGLLPAKKVVTKRITLDTAVKEGFDTLLDPAGTHLKILIDLSK, via the coding sequence ATGCGAGCCCTCCGTTTCCACGCAGCCAAAGACCTGCGTATCGACGATATTCCGGAACCGAAGAACCCGGGCAAGGGGCAGGTTCTTGTGCGCAACCGCTTCGTCGGCATCTGTGGCACCGACCTTCACGAATACAGCTATGGCCCGATCTTCATTCCGACCGAACCGCATCCGTTCACCGGCGCGCATGGCCCGCAGGTTCTCGGCCATGAATTCGGCGGCGTGGTCGAGGCGATCGGCGAAGGAGTTACCTCGGTCAAGGTCGGCGACCGCGTTTCCATCCAGCCGCTGGTCATGCCGCGTTCGGGCGACTACTTTGCTGACCGCGGGCTTTTCCACCTCAGCACGGAGCTTGCTCTGGTGGGCCTCAGCTGGGATGGCGGCGGCATGGCCGAAGCCGCGATCGTCAACGAATACAACGTCCAGAAAATTCCGGACGAGATGACCGACGAGGAAGCCGCGCTGGTCGAGCCGACGGCGGTTGCCGTCTATGCCTGTGATCGCGGTGGTGTCACGGCCGGCAACAGCGTTCTCGTCACAGGCGCAGGCCCCATCGGCATGCTGACGCTGCTTGCCGCGCGCGCGGCCGGAGCCGCCCAGCTTTTCGTTTCGGATCTCAACGACGCCCGTCTCGACTATGCCAAGGGCATCCTGCCCGACGTCATCACCATCAATCCGAAGCGCGACAATGTGGGAGACGTCGTCCGTTCGCTGACCGAAGGCAATGTCGGATGCGATGTCGCCATCGAATGCGTCGGCAACGAACATGCGCTCAAGGCCTGTGTCGATGCCGTGCGCAAGCAGGGCGTGGTGGTGCAGACCGGCCTGCATCCGCATGAAAACCCGATCGACTGGTTCCAGGTGACCTTCCGCGATCTGGAAGTGAAGGGTTCCTGGGCCTATCCGACCCATTACTGGCCCCGCGTCATTCGCCTCATCGCCTCCGGCCTGCTGCCGGCGAAGAAGGTCGTGACCAAGCGCATCACGCTGGATACCGCGGTCAAGGAAGGCTTCGACACCCTTCTCGATCCGGCCGGCACGCATCTGAAGATCCTGATCGATCTTTCGAAATAA
- a CDS encoding integrase, whose product MTAGIHRLSDRQVKAHKERGRLSDGGGVYLQISKWGTKSWEFRFTLHGRTRSMGLGQYDAVSLKQAREEAETLRRLVRQGIDPIEARKAAKLKAQVDAATSILFKDAVGKCLARKEGEFRSGRHGASWRRSMDAYAVPVIGNMNAAHITTQDILRVLNQPFEDGTLWEKRTETASRLRGRIEAVLSWATVAGYRSGDNPARWAGNLKELLPTPSKVAKPTKRPALSQADLPKWFTELRKRDGMSARALEFVTLCASRSDEVRRATWSEIDLDARMWKIPGERMKMERDHRVPLSDDAVALLKALPRMAGSPYLFPAPRGGPLSDAILSQLMKKMHAKELKAGRKGWLDPDSGYPAVPHGLRSTFRVWTAERGYDRDMSEMALAHAVGSAVERAYQRSDMVERRRAMMADWAAYCRGKAPAENGVQLREAAIA is encoded by the coding sequence ATGACGGCTGGCATTCATCGGCTTTCCGACCGGCAGGTCAAGGCGCACAAAGAGCGCGGCCGGCTTTCGGATGGCGGTGGGGTGTACCTGCAAATCAGCAAGTGGGGCACCAAGTCGTGGGAGTTCCGCTTCACCCTGCACGGCCGAACCCGCAGCATGGGGCTGGGTCAATACGACGCCGTGTCGCTCAAGCAGGCGCGCGAAGAAGCCGAAACACTTCGCCGGCTCGTCCGCCAAGGCATCGACCCGATCGAAGCCCGCAAGGCCGCGAAGCTGAAGGCGCAGGTCGATGCCGCAACGTCCATCCTGTTCAAGGATGCCGTTGGCAAGTGCCTTGCCCGCAAGGAAGGCGAGTTTCGCAGCGGGAGGCATGGCGCAAGCTGGCGCAGGAGCATGGACGCCTATGCCGTGCCTGTCATAGGGAACATGAACGCTGCCCACATTACGACGCAGGACATCCTGCGCGTCCTGAACCAGCCGTTCGAGGATGGAACCCTGTGGGAGAAACGGACCGAAACCGCATCGCGCCTTCGCGGTCGCATTGAGGCCGTCCTGTCCTGGGCGACGGTCGCAGGCTATCGCAGCGGCGACAATCCGGCGCGGTGGGCCGGCAATCTGAAGGAACTGCTGCCGACGCCTTCCAAGGTGGCGAAGCCGACGAAGCGGCCAGCCTTGTCGCAAGCCGATCTCCCGAAATGGTTCACTGAGCTACGCAAGCGCGACGGCATGTCGGCACGGGCGCTTGAGTTTGTCACCCTTTGCGCATCGCGGTCGGACGAGGTGCGCAGAGCGACGTGGAGCGAAATCGACCTTGACGCCCGAATGTGGAAGATACCGGGCGAGCGCATGAAGATGGAGCGTGATCACCGCGTGCCCCTGTCGGATGACGCCGTTGCCTTGCTAAAGGCGCTTCCCCGGATGGCCGGCTCTCCCTATCTGTTCCCTGCCCCGCGCGGCGGTCCGCTGTCCGATGCGATCCTTTCGCAGCTCATGAAGAAAATGCACGCGAAGGAATTGAAGGCCGGGCGCAAGGGATGGCTGGACCCCGACAGCGGCTATCCTGCGGTTCCTCACGGCTTGCGCTCCACCTTCCGTGTCTGGACGGCCGAACGGGGCTATGACCGCGACATGTCGGAGATGGCGCTTGCTCACGCCGTGGGCTCGGCCGTCGAGCGCGCCTATCAGCGTAGCGACATGGTGGAGCGACGCCGCGCCATGATGGCAGATTGGGCCGCGTATTGCCGGGGCAAAGCACCCGCAGAAAATGGCGTGCAGCTTCGCGAGGCAGCCATAGCATAG
- a CDS encoding AsnC family transcriptional regulator produces the protein MDELDLRIVAALQVDGALTKAELAEAVGSTPSTCLRRVAELRRTGVLKACVYLADPAKLGRGIRAVITVTTRNHTRDVRSFFASRISEESAITLAFGVTGDLDAVLIGHFGDMEEYQALCDRLFDSDPDVVRYTTMFAVETYKETTKIALVSHNS, from the coding sequence ATGGATGAACTGGACCTGCGGATCGTGGCCGCGCTTCAGGTAGACGGTGCGCTTACCAAGGCGGAGCTGGCAGAGGCGGTTGGCTCGACGCCCTCGACCTGCCTGCGCCGGGTTGCGGAGCTACGGCGAACGGGTGTCCTGAAAGCCTGCGTCTATCTCGCGGACCCGGCCAAGCTCGGGCGTGGCATTCGGGCTGTCATCACTGTCACGACGCGCAACCACACCAGAGACGTGCGATCGTTCTTCGCATCGCGGATTTCAGAGGAATCCGCGATCACCCTGGCGTTCGGTGTCACTGGTGATCTGGACGCGGTGCTGATCGGGCATTTCGGTGACATGGAAGAATATCAGGCGCTGTGCGACCGCCTCTTCGACAGCGATCCGGACGTGGTCCGCTACACGACGATGTTTGCCGTCGAGACCTATAAGGAGACGACGAAGATTGCTCTTGTGTCGCACAACTCCTAA
- a CDS encoding carboxylesterase — translation MTDPVYRSADAAASIAAQYRDVLEHWPVARTELHVPTRQGSTFVIACGPETAPPVMLLHGSQANSAAWMADIPLWSEKFRLYAVDMIGEPGLSATVRPELDTDAHALWLDDVLAGLGLSRAAFVGTSLGGWLALDYARRRPGVVQALALICPSGIGRQKNFIVKALPLLLLGPWGRRKMWELVLGPKPEVLPEAMRPFATLMDEIGKATKPRFLAIPQLTDAQLKALDMPILAIVGGRDVLLDSADTRVRLQRNAPHAEICFLEEGYHFLPNQTARVMAFLERNVSSPRN, via the coding sequence ATGACCGACCCGGTTTATCGCAGCGCGGACGCAGCGGCGTCGATCGCGGCGCAATACCGGGATGTGCTGGAACATTGGCCGGTGGCAAGGACCGAACTGCATGTGCCGACCCGGCAAGGCTCTACCTTCGTGATCGCCTGCGGGCCGGAAACTGCACCTCCCGTTATGCTGCTCCACGGCTCACAGGCCAATTCGGCGGCTTGGATGGCTGACATTCCGCTCTGGTCTGAAAAGTTCCGGCTGTATGCGGTCGATATGATCGGCGAGCCGGGGTTGAGCGCGACGGTCAGGCCTGAGCTGGACACGGACGCTCATGCGCTCTGGCTGGACGATGTTCTGGCCGGCCTCGGCCTGTCGCGGGCGGCCTTCGTGGGCACCTCGCTTGGGGGATGGCTGGCGCTCGACTACGCGCGCCGGCGGCCGGGCGTGGTTCAGGCGCTGGCGCTTATCTGCCCGTCCGGGATTGGACGGCAGAAGAACTTTATTGTGAAAGCCCTGCCGCTCCTGCTGCTGGGACCGTGGGGCCGGCGCAAGATGTGGGAGCTGGTGCTAGGCCCCAAGCCCGAGGTTTTGCCGGAAGCGATGCGACCCTTCGCGACGCTCATGGACGAGATCGGCAAGGCCACCAAACCGCGTTTCCTCGCGATTCCGCAACTGACCGATGCCCAATTGAAGGCGCTCGACATGCCGATACTGGCGATCGTCGGCGGGCGGGACGTGCTGCTGGATTCAGCCGATACGCGGGTCAGGTTGCAACGAAACGCGCCGCACGCTGAAATCTGCTTTCTCGAAGAAGGATACCACTTCCTCCCCAATCAGACCGCGCGCGTCATGGCGTTTCTGGAGCGCAATGTTTCTTCGCCGCGCAACTGA
- a CDS encoding FAD-dependent oxidoreductase produces the protein MLDGSPNTKIDTILAKLGRALEQGDVEAAVNLFQADCHWRDLVTFTWNLKTLEGREQIRDMLQSQLSSVRPENFVQDAKEPASEDDGVTQGWFEFETGTARGYGQIRLKNGLIWTLLTTMSELKGHEEPKGIRRPMGAEHGHDKGRKSWKEKREQEAAELGYTTQPYVVIIGGGQGGIALGARLRQLGVPTIIIEKNERPGDSWRKRYKSLCLHDPVWYDHLPYIPFPENWPVFTPKDKVGDWLEMYTKVMELNYWGSTTCKSASFDEATGEWTVVVDRNGEEVVLRPKQLVLATGMSGKPNVPKVPGQDIFKGEQQHSSQHPGPDAYAGKKVVVIGSNNSAHDICAALWEAGADVTMVQRSSTHIVRSESLMEIGLGDLYSERAVAAGMTTRKADLIFASLPYRIMHEFQIPLYNRMREKDADFYAALEKAGFMLDWGADGSGLFMKYLRRGSGYYIDVGACDLVIDGSIKLKSGSDVERLTEDAVVLKDGTVLPADLVVYATGYGSMNGWAADLISREVADKVGKCWGVGSDTPKDPGPWEGEQRNMWKPTQQEALWFHGGNLHQSRHYSQYLSLQLKARQVGIDTPVYGLQERHHLS, from the coding sequence ATGCTTGACGGAAGCCCCAATACCAAAATCGATACCATTCTCGCCAAACTCGGCCGAGCCCTTGAACAGGGTGATGTCGAGGCCGCGGTCAATCTGTTCCAGGCGGATTGCCATTGGCGCGACCTCGTTACCTTCACATGGAACCTCAAGACACTGGAAGGCCGGGAACAGATCCGCGACATGCTGCAGAGCCAGCTTTCGTCGGTTCGGCCGGAAAACTTCGTGCAGGATGCGAAGGAGCCTGCAAGCGAAGACGATGGCGTGACCCAGGGCTGGTTCGAATTCGAAACCGGTACCGCGCGCGGCTACGGCCAGATCCGCCTCAAGAACGGCCTGATCTGGACGCTTCTCACCACCATGAGCGAGCTGAAGGGCCATGAGGAGCCGAAGGGCATCCGACGTCCAATGGGCGCTGAACACGGCCATGACAAGGGCCGCAAGAGCTGGAAGGAAAAGCGCGAACAGGAGGCCGCCGAGCTTGGCTACACCACCCAGCCCTATGTCGTGATCATCGGCGGCGGGCAGGGCGGCATCGCGCTTGGCGCGCGCCTTCGCCAGCTTGGCGTGCCGACCATCATCATCGAGAAGAACGAGCGGCCGGGCGACAGCTGGCGCAAGCGCTACAAGTCGCTGTGCCTGCATGACCCCGTCTGGTATGACCACCTGCCCTACATTCCCTTCCCGGAAAACTGGCCGGTCTTCACGCCCAAGGACAAGGTCGGTGACTGGCTGGAAATGTACACCAAGGTGATGGAGCTCAACTATTGGGGCTCGACCACCTGCAAGTCGGCGTCGTTCGATGAGGCGACCGGCGAGTGGACCGTGGTTGTCGACCGCAACGGCGAAGAGGTGGTTCTGCGGCCGAAGCAGCTGGTGCTGGCAACCGGCATGTCGGGCAAACCCAACGTTCCGAAGGTGCCCGGACAGGATATCTTCAAGGGCGAGCAGCAGCATTCCTCCCAGCATCCGGGACCGGATGCTTATGCGGGAAAGAAGGTCGTGGTGATCGGCTCGAACAATTCAGCCCACGACATTTGTGCAGCCCTCTGGGAGGCCGGAGCCGATGTCACCATGGTGCAGCGTTCCTCCACCCATATCGTTCGGTCGGAATCGTTGATGGAAATCGGCCTTGGCGATCTCTATTCGGAAAGGGCGGTGGCTGCCGGGATGACGACGCGCAAGGCGGACCTGATCTTCGCCTCGCTGCCCTATCGCATCATGCATGAATTCCAGATCCCGCTTTACAACCGCATGCGGGAGAAGGATGCGGACTTCTATGCCGCGCTGGAAAAGGCCGGCTTCATGCTGGACTGGGGCGCTGACGGTTCGGGCCTGTTCATGAAGTATCTACGGCGTGGGTCCGGCTATTACATCGATGTCGGCGCCTGCGATCTGGTGATCGACGGTTCGATCAAGCTCAAGTCCGGCTCGGATGTCGAGCGGCTGACGGAAGATGCCGTGGTGCTGAAGGACGGCACGGTGCTGCCGGCCGATCTCGTGGTCTATGCGACCGGCTACGGCTCGATGAACGGCTGGGCCGCGGATCTCATTTCCCGCGAAGTGGCTGACAAGGTCGGCAAATGCTGGGGTGTCGGCTCCGATACGCCCAAGGATCCCGGTCCGTGGGAAGGCGAGCAGCGCAACATGTGGAAGCCTACGCAGCAGGAGGCACTGTGGTTCCATGGTGGCAACCTGCACCAGTCGCGGCACTATTCCCAGTATCTCTCGCTGCAGCTGAAGGCCCGCCAGGTGGGTATCGATACGCCGGTCTACGGGCTGCAGGAGCGCCATCACCTGTCATGA
- a CDS encoding integrase — protein sequence MDDLTYELKQMCRRNRDGSFQTQYQRMQSLTLMARQLKEMGFRNMRATSLKEKHVDALLERWDSEHLSVGTIMNRMSHLRYWAQKVGKAGVIPADNAMLGIPQRQHAGSVNGDNRAKDLDSDHLERVTDPHVQMSLRLQQAFGLRREEAIKFQPAYADRGDHIALKGSWTKGGRERMVPITSAQQRIVLDQAHVLAGSGSLIPAYLTYIEQRHVYDGQCKAAGLSNMHGLRHAYAQISYEALTGWKAPAAGGPTLHELTPKQRAVDTEARQQISRELGHERIQITSVYLGR from the coding sequence ATGGACGATTTGACATACGAGCTGAAGCAGATGTGCCGCCGCAATAGGGACGGCAGCTTTCAGACGCAATACCAGCGGATGCAGTCGCTGACGCTGATGGCCCGGCAGTTGAAGGAGATGGGCTTCCGCAACATGCGCGCCACCTCGCTGAAGGAAAAGCATGTCGACGCGCTGCTGGAGCGCTGGGATAGCGAACACCTGTCTGTCGGCACGATCATGAACCGCATGTCGCATCTGCGCTACTGGGCGCAGAAGGTCGGCAAGGCCGGTGTCATCCCTGCGGACAACGCCATGCTCGGCATTCCGCAGCGCCAGCATGCCGGAAGCGTGAACGGCGACAACAGGGCGAAGGACCTTGATAGCGACCACCTCGAGCGTGTCACCGATCCCCATGTCCAGATGAGTCTCCGCTTGCAGCAGGCGTTCGGCCTGCGGCGGGAGGAAGCGATAAAATTCCAGCCGGCCTATGCCGACCGCGGCGACCATATCGCGCTCAAGGGTTCGTGGACAAAGGGCGGCCGGGAACGGATGGTTCCGATCACCTCCGCACAACAGCGCATCGTTCTGGATCAGGCCCATGTGCTTGCCGGCTCCGGTTCGCTGATCCCGGCGTACCTGACCTACATCGAGCAACGCCATGTCTATGACGGCCAGTGCAAGGCGGCCGGGTTGAGCAATATGCACGGGCTGCGGCATGCCTATGCGCAGATCAGCTATGAGGCGCTGACCGGCTGGAAAGCGCCAGCCGCCGGTGGCCCCACCTTGCACGAGCTGACGCCGAAGCAGCGCGCCGTCGACACCGAGGCGCGACAGCAGATCAGCCGGGAACTGGGCCACGAGCGCATCCAGATCACCTCCGTCTATCTCGGACGGTAA